In Eucalyptus grandis isolate ANBG69807.140 chromosome 4, ASM1654582v1, whole genome shotgun sequence, the following proteins share a genomic window:
- the LOC104442951 gene encoding disease resistance protein RPV1-like, which produces MASSDEGMSSGFEYQVFLSFKRSDTCHGFTDFLFHSLIDAGIYVFQNNKELRVGERINGLLQQVINNSKIYIPIFSQNYASSQQCLGELTQIFSNTSNSKDYKEILPIYFGVEPNDVRLKTVLYSDAILSLQREKELSNEQVDIWRKALMEVGAIKGWEVKKYNGHGEIIKLIAEEVTEKLKVKHRLMSKHLVGVDDHVVSVFQLLDIDSDDVRLIKIYGMGGIGKTTLAKVIFNEVCSHFGEYSYFLEDIREKSSRANGLIELQKKFLDKIDYRAGTSSIDEIDHGVKRIEEALHNKKVLLQELCTETLDKLRRAPPEDVFEKLKISYDALSYEHQQIFLDIACFFIGEDTTNAIHMWRDCRFFPVTGVDVLRNMRLVEIRENNEFWMHDQLRDFGREIVRRENPINPGKRSRIWIWEEVLHVLNTEKINKKVEALYFERNPLNSHNIIVQIKEIGRTNMYLNNIVVLEYTGVDSLDDLRLRDIIKRARKLKVLYLKSCHGIMRTPDFFGCPNLERLNFEDCSNLKRIDGSIGNLKYLTDLKIDRCFCLKDLPEEIGDLENLKNFFVQRCKVKKLLDSIWKLKSLRELHFSSCFLPLVSADLWELPSAIGMLPNLEVLLVNIPNLKGELPSGIEVLPILRILNLSNTQISEVPKTISMLPHLQKLELMACHNIQELPALPTSLNNLRMSSASLRAIPDLSYLTNLVQLDLMIVDEEEINFISISDGGLGSYSN; this is translated from the exons ATGGCAAGCTCAGATGAAGGAATGTCATCGGGATTCGAGTACCAAGTGTTTTTAAGCTTCAAAAGATCTGACACTTGCCATGGATTCACCGACTTCCTCTTCCATAGCTTGATTGATGCTGGAATCtatgttttccaaaacaacAAAGAGCTCCGTGTGGGTGAAAGGATCAATGGATTGCTTCAACAAGTGATCAACAACTCCAAGATCTATATACCCATCTTCTCTCAGAATTATGCTTCAAGCCAACAGTGTCTTGGCGAGCTCACACAGATCTTCTCAAACACCTCAAACTCAAAAGATTATAAAGAGATTTTACCTATTTATTTTGGTGTGGAACCTAATGATGTTAGGTTGAAAACTGTACTGTATAGTGATGCCATCCTAAGTTTGCAGCGCGAGAAGGAGTTGAGTAATGAGCAAGTGGATATCTGGAGAAAGGCTCTCATGGAGGTTGGTGCGATAAAGGGGTGGGAAGTGAAGAAGTACAATGG CCATGGCGAAATAATCAAATTAATAGCTGAGGAGGTCACGGAAAAGCTAAAAGTAAAACATCGACTTATGAGTAAACATTTAGTTGGTGTTGATGATCATGTGGTATCAGTATTCCAATTGTTAGACATCGATTCCGATGACGTACGGCTCATTAAAATTTATGGCATGGGGGGCATCGGtaaaacaactcttgccaaaGTCATCTTCAATGAAGTCTGTAGTCATTTTGGAGAGTATTCTTATTTCCTTGAAGATATTCGAGAGAAGTCATCAAGAGCTAATGGCTTAATTGAGTTGCAAAAGAAGTTCTTGGACAAAATCGACTATCGTGCAGGAACAAGTAGCATCGATGAAATTGATCATGGAGTGAAGAGGATTGAAGAAGCACTACACAATAAGAAAGTCCTCTTG CAAGAACTATGTACAGAGACATTGGACAAGTTGAGAAGAGCACCTCCTGAAGATGTTTTTGAAAAGTTAAAGATTAGTTATGATGCCTTAAGTTATGAGCACCAACAAATTTTCctcgatattgcatgttttttcattggagAGGATACAACGAATGCAATTCACATGTGGAGAGATTGTAGGTTCTTCCCGGTTACTGGAGTTGATGTCCTTCGAAACATGCGTTTGGTAGAAATTAGGGAGAACAATgagttttggatgcatgatcaacttagagattttggaagagaaatagttCGTCGAGAAAATCCAATAAATCCTGGAAAACGGAGTAGGATATGGATTTGGGAGGAGGTCCTTCATGTACTAAATACGGAGAAG ATCAACAAGAAGGTTGAAGCACTATACTTTGAGAGAAATCCACTAAATTCCCATAACATCATTGTTCAAATTAAAGAGATTGGAAG GACAAACATGTACCTAAATAATATTGTTGTTCTTGAATATACAGGTGTTGACTCATTAGATGATTTGAGATTACGGGACATAATCAAG AGGgcaagaaaattgaaagttctctATCTTAAAAGTTGTCACGGTATAATGAGAACACCAGACTTCTTTGGATGCCCGAATTTAGAGAGGCTTAATTTTGAAGATTGCTCCAATTTGAAGAGAATTGATGGTTCTATTGGGAACTTGAAGTATCTGACTGACCTAAAGATTGATAGGTGCTTTTGTCTTAAAGATTTGCCTGAGGAAATCGGGGACCTAGAGAATTTGAAAAACTTCTTTGTACAACGGTGTAAAGTGAAGAAACTCCTAGATTCCATATGGAAGTTGAAATCACTAAGGGAATTGCACTTTTCAAGTTGCTTTCTTCCATTAGTTTCAGCAGATTTATGGGAGTTACCTAGTGCTATTGGAATGCTTCCGAATCTAGAAGTGCTTCTAGTTAATATTCCCAATTTAAAAGGTGAACTTCCTTCTGGgattgaagttttgcccattcTAAGAATTCTAAATCTATCAAATACTCAGATCAGCGAAGTTCCAAAGACAATCAGCATGCTTCCTCACTTGCAAAAGTTGGAGTTGATGGCATGTCATAATATTCAAGAGTTGCCAGCGCTCCCAACAAGTTTAAACAATCTAAGAATGTCATCTGCATCATTGAGGGCAATCCCGGATCTCTCGTACTTGACTAATTTGGTTCAGTTGGATCTAATGATAGTGGATGAGGAGGAGATAAACTTTATCTCTATTAGTGATGGTGGATTGGGAAGTTATTCAAATTGA